A section of the Flavobacteriales bacterium genome encodes:
- a CDS encoding type II toxin-antitoxin system RelE/ParE family toxin: MAREVIWTPRAQADLMAICGYLDREWGQRVKEAFLADVDEVIACIQLFPNIFRASGHLDIREALVTKHNLLFYRVTEERIYLLSLWDTRQDPGGRPYPNA, encoded by the coding sequence ATGGCGCGGGAAGTGATCTGGACACCGCGGGCGCAAGCGGACCTGATGGCCATTTGCGGATACCTTGACCGGGAGTGGGGCCAGCGGGTGAAAGAGGCGTTCCTGGCGGACGTGGATGAGGTGATCGCCTGCATCCAACTGTTCCCGAACATCTTTCGCGCTTCCGGTCACCTGGATATCCGTGAAGCGCTGGTGACCAAACACAACCTGCTGTTCTACCGGGTCACCGAAGAACGCATTTACTTGCTATCCCTTTGGGACACGCGCCAAGACCCAGGCGGCAGACCCTACCCGAACGCGTAA
- a CDS encoding DUF4160 domain-containing protein, translating to MPVISMFYGLIVAMYYLDTKQHHFPHIHVKYGEAEAVFSLPDGLLIGGELPKGKIKLVEAWVELHQDELMANWQLAVTGQRVFPIEPLK from the coding sequence ATGCCGGTCATCTCCATGTTCTATGGCCTCATCGTGGCCATGTATTACCTGGATACGAAGCAGCACCACTTCCCACACATCCATGTGAAGTATGGGGAAGCTGAGGCCGTTTTCAGTCTGCCGGACGGGCTGTTGATCGGCGGAGAGCTGCCGAAAGGCAAGATCAAGCTCGTCGAGGCCTGGGTCGAACTGCATCAGGACGAGTTGATGGCCAACTGGCAGCTTGCCGTGACCGGCCAGCGCGTCTTCCCGATCGAACCCTTGAAGTGA
- a CDS encoding DUF2442 domain-containing protein, whose protein sequence is MNPRVDKVKPLAKHRLELHFTDGQVRLFDMTPYLGTGIFAELQDPAIFNTAVASLGTVTWANGADLCPDTLYLGSIEQQLKAG, encoded by the coding sequence ATGAACCCGCGTGTGGACAAGGTGAAACCCCTCGCCAAGCATCGGCTGGAACTGCATTTCACCGACGGGCAGGTGCGGTTGTTCGATATGACGCCCTACCTCGGCACCGGTATCTTCGCTGAGCTGCAGGATCCCGCCATTTTCAACACGGCCGTCGCTTCCTTGGGCACCGTCACCTGGGCCAACGGCGCAGACCTGTGCCCCGATACGCTCTATCTGGGGTCGATCGAGCAGCAGCTCAAGGCTGGATGA
- a CDS encoding LD-carboxypeptidase, giving the protein MIVPPALRPGDTIAIIPTARAITVEELREGIALAESWGLRVKLGVGIGRKHFQQAGTAEERAADLQAALDDPAVRAIWCARGGYGTVHLLDHLDLSALRRDPKWIVGFSDITVLHNALHNIGVASLHAQMPFNIGGKTEECRESLRAALFGEEWRVVSHECRVASDQRLSLATRHSPLATPHVGQCEGVLVGGNLSLLYALRGTPYDIDPRGKILFIEDLDELLYHVDRMVQNLRLAGWFKDLAGMIVGGLSDMRDKNPEDPFGKAAERIIVDAMGDTPYPVCFGFPAGHIDDNRALVFGQNAKLSVTANGTTLSFESGSSV; this is encoded by the coding sequence ATGATCGTACCGCCCGCCCTCCGCCCCGGCGACACCATCGCCATCATTCCCACCGCACGCGCCATCACCGTGGAGGAGCTGCGCGAGGGCATCGCGCTGGCCGAGAGTTGGGGCCTGAGGGTGAAGCTGGGCGTGGGCATCGGCCGCAAGCACTTCCAGCAGGCCGGCACCGCCGAGGAGCGCGCCGCCGACCTCCAGGCCGCGCTCGATGACCCCGCCGTCCGCGCCATCTGGTGCGCCCGCGGCGGCTACGGCACCGTGCACCTGCTCGATCACCTCGACCTGAGCGCCCTGCGCCGCGACCCGAAATGGATCGTGGGCTTCAGCGACATCACGGTGCTGCACAACGCGCTGCACAACATCGGCGTCGCCAGCCTGCACGCGCAGATGCCGTTCAACATCGGGGGGAAGACGGAGGAATGCAGAGAGAGCTTGCGGGCCGCGCTGTTCGGGGAGGAGTGGCGAGTAGTGAGTCACGAGTGTCGAGTAGCGAGTGATCAGCGACTTTCACTCGCTACTCGCCACTCGCCACTCGCCACTCCGCACGTTGGCCAGTGCGAAGGCGTGTTGGTGGGAGGAAATCTGTCGTTGCTCTACGCCCTGCGCGGCACCCCCTACGACATCGACCCGCGCGGAAAGATCCTGTTCATCGAGGACCTCGACGAGCTGCTGTACCACGTGGACCGCATGGTGCAGAACCTGCGGCTGGCGGGCTGGTTCAAAGACCTCGCAGGCATGATCGTGGGGGGCCTGAGCGACATGCGCGACAAGAACCCGGAAGACCCCTTCGGCAAGGCCGCGGAACGGATCATCGTCGATGCAATGGGCGACACCCCCTACCCCGTGTGCTTCGGCTTCCCGGCCGGCCACATCGACGACAACCGGGCGCTGGTGTTCGGCCAGAACGCGAAGCTCAGCGTCACCGCGAACGGTACCACGCTGAGCTTCGAAAGTGGGTCCTCGGTCTAA
- a CDS encoding DUF4412 domain-containing protein, which yields MKTCVRPLALLALAAAPLFAAAQAFEGVVEFTKTTGPVVTSYKYFVKGDHVRIEEINARGEVQGIMLVDNRDKTVVALSLDRKLYMDVPNMRLPKDVETSVEKSGEMKDLAGYKCEKWVVKGPKEDRVITYWVAADEFNFFVPMLETLNRKEESALFFLDVPGNKGLFPMLAVENKMDGAEVSRLEVTKVTKGVQKPGLFEIPPGFNKFERN from the coding sequence ATGAAAACCTGCGTACGTCCCCTTGCCCTGCTGGCCCTGGCCGCTGCTCCGCTCTTCGCTGCGGCCCAAGCCTTTGAAGGGGTGGTGGAGTTCACCAAGACCACCGGACCGGTGGTCACCTCCTACAAGTACTTCGTCAAGGGCGATCATGTCCGCATCGAGGAGATCAATGCCCGGGGCGAGGTGCAGGGCATCATGCTGGTGGACAACCGCGACAAGACCGTGGTGGCCCTCAGCCTGGACCGCAAGCTGTACATGGACGTGCCCAACATGCGGCTGCCCAAGGATGTGGAGACCAGCGTGGAGAAGTCCGGCGAGATGAAGGACCTGGCCGGCTACAAGTGTGAGAAGTGGGTGGTGAAGGGCCCCAAGGAGGACCGCGTCATCACCTACTGGGTGGCCGCCGATGAGTTCAACTTCTTCGTGCCGATGCTGGAGACCCTCAACCGCAAGGAGGAATCCGCCCTCTTCTTCCTGGACGTTCCGGGCAACAAAGGGCTTTTCCCCATGCTGGCCGTGGAGAACAAGATGGATGGCGCCGAGGTGAGCCGCCTGGAGGTGACCAAGGTGACCAAGGGCGTGCAGAAACCCGGCCTGTTCGAGATCCCGCCCGGGTTCAACAAGTTCGAGCGGAACTAA
- a CDS encoding YraN family protein, producing the protein MATHLRTGAEGEQAACQWLLERGYRIEARNWRHGRLEVDIVARTGATLVIVEVKTRRSDRYDGPADAVGPAKQHKLYRAAEAYLDALGEDIAVRFDIITVWMDGAAPRIEHLEDAFYPTPDEETDEGPAPWPAR; encoded by the coding sequence ATGGCGACACACCTGCGCACGGGGGCCGAGGGCGAGCAAGCCGCGTGCCAGTGGCTGCTGGAGCGCGGCTACCGCATCGAGGCCCGCAACTGGCGGCATGGCCGGCTGGAGGTCGATATCGTGGCCCGCACCGGTGCCACGCTGGTGATCGTGGAGGTGAAGACCCGCCGCAGCGACCGGTACGACGGACCGGCGGATGCGGTGGGTCCGGCGAAGCAGCACAAGCTGTACCGCGCGGCGGAAGCCTATCTTGACGCCCTCGGCGAGGACATCGCGGTGCGCTTCGACATCATCACGGTGTGGATGGACGGCGCCGCCCCCCGCATCGAACACCTGGAGGACGCCTTCTACCCCACCCCCGATGAAGAGACCGACGAAGGGCCCGCGCCGTGGCCGGCCCGATGA
- a CDS encoding RNA-binding S4 domain-containing protein, with protein MKRPTKGPRRGRPDDARPGRRDDRSDKGPGPRRSTRSDDRPPRGTGRDSSSERRGGGDRPRGDREDRDQRPWRGDERSAGPRRGPASDRGGRDQRSDGPARGASRPRSAGGRPAWREDERGPRRGGGERPPNDRPDRRSTRSGGPRSERPTGEGRSERSSRFDREDRPSRPSRGAAPRPERDRDDRRSAPRGGRPSRDGGRGRGWNERPGDDRRPPVSRVSAHDPEARKPFRKGERSNRFALPNPANEGLVRLNRYLAQAGVGSRREADALITSGAVTVNGKVVTELGTKVRPEDKVHFGGQRLSMEQKRYVLLNKPKDFITTTDDPQERRTVMNLVAAACPERLYPVGRLDRNTTGVLLLTNDGDLAKRLTHPSHGAEKIYHATLDKAMTKAHLEQLVSGVHLDDGPAHAVEASFVEDSGKREVGLKLHMGRNRVVRRMFEALGYEVVKLDRVMFAGLTKKELPRGHWRHLSEKEVTLLARQHATAKPRPGGPSPRKARPSDAPRPRRPRKA; from the coding sequence ATGAAGAGACCGACGAAGGGCCCGCGCCGTGGCCGGCCCGATGATGCGCGCCCCGGGCGCCGCGACGACCGCAGCGATAAGGGTCCGGGACCACGCCGGAGCACGCGTTCCGACGACCGCCCCCCGCGCGGCACTGGACGTGACAGCTCTTCGGAGCGCCGCGGCGGTGGCGACCGACCCCGGGGTGACCGGGAGGACCGGGACCAGCGTCCGTGGCGTGGGGACGAACGCTCGGCCGGCCCCCGCCGGGGCCCAGCATCCGACCGGGGGGGCCGGGACCAGCGGAGCGATGGCCCCGCACGGGGTGCCTCACGACCCCGGTCCGCAGGCGGGCGACCGGCCTGGCGGGAGGACGAGCGTGGACCGCGGCGCGGCGGCGGCGAACGCCCGCCCAACGACCGGCCCGATCGCCGTTCCACGCGGTCCGGCGGGCCACGGTCGGAACGCCCCACGGGCGAAGGCCGCAGCGAGCGCTCATCCCGCTTCGACCGGGAGGATCGCCCATCCCGTCCCTCGCGCGGTGCAGCGCCGCGCCCGGAGCGCGATCGCGACGACCGCCGGTCAGCCCCGCGCGGAGGAAGGCCGTCCAGGGACGGCGGCCGCGGCAGGGGGTGGAACGAGCGCCCCGGAGACGACCGCCGCCCACCCGTGAGCCGCGTGTCCGCCCACGATCCGGAGGCCCGCAAGCCGTTCCGCAAGGGCGAGCGCAGCAACCGCTTCGCCCTGCCCAACCCGGCCAATGAGGGCCTGGTGCGGTTGAACCGCTATCTGGCCCAGGCCGGGGTGGGCAGCCGCCGGGAGGCCGATGCGCTCATCACCTCCGGCGCCGTGACGGTGAACGGAAAGGTGGTGACCGAACTGGGCACCAAGGTGAGGCCGGAGGACAAGGTGCACTTCGGTGGGCAGCGGCTCAGCATGGAGCAGAAGCGCTATGTGCTGCTGAACAAGCCGAAGGACTTCATCACCACCACGGACGACCCACAGGAGCGGCGCACCGTGATGAACCTGGTGGCGGCGGCATGTCCCGAGCGCCTGTACCCCGTGGGGCGGCTGGACCGCAACACCACCGGGGTGCTGCTGCTCACCAACGACGGCGACCTGGCCAAGCGGCTGACGCATCCGAGCCACGGCGCGGAGAAGATCTACCATGCCACGTTGGACAAGGCGATGACCAAGGCCCATCTGGAACAGCTGGTGTCCGGGGTGCACCTGGACGATGGTCCGGCCCATGCCGTGGAGGCCAGCTTCGTGGAGGACAGCGGCAAACGGGAGGTGGGCCTCAAGCTGCACATGGGCCGCAACCGTGTGGTCCGCCGCATGTTCGAGGCGCTCGGCTATGAGGTGGTGAAGCTGGACCGCGTGATGTTCGCCGGCCTCACCAAGAAGGAACTGCCCCGTGGGCACTGGCGCCACCTCTCCGAGAAGGAGGTCACGCTCCTGGCCCGGCAGCATGCCACCGCGAAGCCGCGACCCGGCGGACCGTCACCGCGCAAGGCTCGGCCATCCGACGCGCCGCGCCCTCGTCGTCCCCGGAAGGCCTGA
- a CDS encoding endonuclease, translated as MRRAAVLLALIGPWAVAIAQPPPGYYDPAQGLSGPALRTALAGIIDGHTVLSNADLWNAFETTDDRPDGFVWDIYSDVPGGTPPYLYTFGSDQCGTYNSEGDCYNREHTMPQSWFGSGAPMDTDLHHIMPTDGWVNQQRGNLPYGEVGATDWTGQNGTRVGESSWPGYTGTVCEPIDAYKGDVARMYFYMMTRYASQVGGWSSPMLQGGDLSPWAESLLLAWHAADPVSTKEVDRNNAIYALQGNRNPFIDNPVWVSSLWGPVASVTASDPELDLSVVQSIVWLQLKRRSMEVWQVRLLDPAGRTLVERSWSTTELDLAVPPAGPLILEVRSPRGRQVRRLMP; from the coding sequence ATGCGTCGTGCCGCCGTCCTTCTCGCCCTCATCGGCCCGTGGGCCGTCGCCATCGCCCAACCGCCTCCGGGCTATTACGACCCGGCCCAGGGCCTTTCGGGGCCCGCGCTCCGCACGGCCCTGGCCGGCATCATCGACGGTCATACGGTGCTCTCCAACGCCGACCTGTGGAACGCCTTTGAGACGACCGACGACCGGCCTGACGGGTTCGTGTGGGACATCTACAGCGACGTGCCGGGCGGCACACCACCGTACCTCTACACCTTCGGCAGCGACCAGTGCGGCACCTACAACAGCGAGGGCGATTGCTACAACCGGGAGCACACCATGCCGCAGAGCTGGTTCGGGAGCGGAGCGCCCATGGACACCGATCTGCACCACATCATGCCCACGGACGGCTGGGTGAACCAGCAGCGCGGCAACCTGCCGTACGGGGAGGTGGGCGCCACCGACTGGACCGGCCAGAACGGTACCCGGGTCGGGGAAAGCAGCTGGCCGGGCTACACCGGAACGGTCTGCGAACCCATCGACGCCTACAAGGGGGATGTGGCCCGCATGTACTTCTACATGATGACCCGGTATGCGTCCCAGGTGGGCGGATGGAGCTCCCCCATGCTCCAGGGCGGCGACCTCAGCCCCTGGGCCGAGAGCCTCCTGCTGGCCTGGCACGCCGCCGACCCGGTGAGCACGAAGGAGGTGGACCGGAACAACGCGATCTACGCCCTGCAGGGGAACCGCAACCCCTTCATCGACAACCCGGTCTGGGTCTCGAGCCTCTGGGGGCCCGTGGCCTCGGTCACGGCATCCGACCCTGAGCTGGATCTCTCTGTGGTCCAGTCGATCGTGTGGCTTCAGTTGAAGCGAAGGTCCATGGAGGTCTGGCAGGTCCGGCTGCTGGATCCGGCGGGTCGCACCCTGGTCGAACGGTCGTGGTCCACCACCGAACTGGACCTGGCGGTGCCGCCGGCCGGTCCGCTGATCCTCGAGGTGCGTTCGCCGCGTGGCCGACAGGTGCGGCGCCTGATGCCCTAG